Within bacterium, the genomic segment AACCGGAGACGCGAAACTGCATCATCTGCGGCATTTGCCCGAACTGGGTGACGTTGGCGAAGCTGGCGATGGTAATCTTGTCGCCGAGGGTGACCACCAGTTTATCGGCGAGATTGAAACCGAGGAGGACCCCGGGCAGGGCGGCTTCATTCTCAGCAGTCACCGGCCCGAGCTGCAAGGCGCCATAGTTGATGTTTTTACCGATGTCGGTCACCTTGACAGCGGTTGCGGGATCGATGCCGCGCACCAGGATGCCGGTGGTGGCTTCGCGCGACTTGACCAGCCCCTTGTTGAAGATGTAGGGCGAGATCGCCTCGATCTCCGGTTCGCCCTGGATCTGTTTTTCCAATCCCTGCCAGTTCTCGACGCCGCGGTCGTGAAAAGTGCGCACGTGCAAATGAGCGTCGACGCCGATGAAGCGCGAGCGCACCTCGGTCTCGAAGCCGTTCATCACCGATAGGACGATGATAAGGGCTGCCACGCCGATCATCACCCCCGCGATCGAGATATACGTAATCAGCGAGATGAAGCCGGTCTTGCGCTTGGATTTGAGATAGCGGAGGGCGATGAAGAGTTCATAATTCATGATCGGGCTCTTTTCCGGTTTCGGGGTATAGAGATCGCCTTACAGCTCCGGCCGCATGGTCGGGAAGAGGATGACATCCCGGATCGAAGGCGCATCGGTCAGCAGCATCGTCAGACGGTCGATACCCATGCCGAGCCCTGCCGTCGGCGGCATGCCATGCTCGAGGGCGCGCAGGAAATCCTCATCCAGGAGCTGGGCCTCCTCGTCTCCGGCCGCCTTCGCCTTCATTTGCTGCTCGAAACGGCTGCGTTGGTCGATGGGATCGTTGAGTTCGGAAAAGGCGTTACAGATTTCCCGTCCTGCGACAAAGGCCTCGAAGCGCTCAACCAGCCGGGGATCATCGCGGTGGCGTTTGGCCAAGGGCGAAAGCTCGACCGGATAGTCGCAGAGGAAGGTGGGCTGGATGAGATGGGGTTCGACCTTCTCCTTGACGATCTCGTCGAGGATTTTGCCGCTCTCCATAAAGGGCTCGACCTCGCAGTGCAGCGCCTTTGCGGCGGCATAGAGCTCGTCACGGCTCTTGCCGTAGAGATCCATCCCCGTGTAGCGTTGCAGGGCTTCGAACATACGCACACGCGGCCAGGGGGCGGTGAAATCAAGCTCCTGCCCCTGGTAGGAGATTTTAGTGCCGCCGCACACTTCCGCGGTGATCGTTCCGACCATCTCCTCGACCAGGCCCATCATGAAATGGTAATCCTGATAGGCTACATAGAGTTCCATCATGGTGAATTCGGGATTGTGGGAGCGGTCGATGCCCTCATTGCGGAAATCCTTGCTGATCTCATAGACGCCCTCAAAGCCGCCGACGATGAGCCGTTTGAGATAAAGCTCATCGGCAATGCGCAGATAGAGGTTCATGTCGAGGGCGTTGTGATGGGTCACGAAAGGCCGCGCCGCCGCGCCGCCGTAAAGGGGCTGCAGAACCGGGGTTTCGACCTCGAGATAGCCGCGAGCGTCGAGGTAGCGGCGCATGGCGCTGACGATACGCGAGCGTGCGATGAAAGTCTGGCGCACGTCGCGGTTGACCATCAGGTCGAGATAGCGCTGGCGGTAGCGCAGCTCTGTGTCGGCGAAGGCATCGTAGGTGACGGTTTGCCCCTCCTCGACGCGCTCCTTGACCACCGGCATGGGCCTCAGGCTCTTGGTGAGCAGCTCGAATTTCTGGGCAAAAATGGTGATTTCGCCGGTGCGGGTTTTATGGACCGTGCCAGTGACCCCGACCAGGTCACCGATGTCGGTGAGATCAAAGACCTCATAGGCCTGATCCCCGACCTGGTCGCGGCGGACGTAGATCTGGATCTTGCCCGAGGCGTCGGCGATGTCGGCGAAAGCGGCTTTGCCCATGCTGCGCAGGGTCAGAACCCGGCCGGCCACCGAGACGCTCTTCTCCTCGAGTTCCGCAAAGCGATCGAGTATATCCCGGGCGGTGATATCGCGTGAAAAGGTGTAGGCGAAGGGATTGATGCCCAGCTCCTGCAGCCGGGTGAGCTTGGCCCGGCGTACTTTCATCAGATCATTCAATTCTTCCTGGTGTTCCATGGCTCCTCAAATCACTGGGTTTAGGCAGACCTGTCGTGTATATACACCCGCGGGACACGTTTGGAGACCCAGCAGGTCACCTCATAGGGGATGGTGCCGAGCAGTTGGCAGATCGAGGCGACGCTGATCTCCGCGTCGCCCTGGCGGCCGAAGAGGACGGCCTCATCCCCGACCTGAACCTCGTCTCCGGCAGCGGCCATGATCAGGTCCATGCAGACCCGGCCGGCCACCGGACAGCGCCGGCCGCGGATCAGGACCTCGCCGCGGTTTGAAAGCAGGCGGTTGTAGCCATCGGCATAGCCGAC encodes:
- the lysS gene encoding lysine--tRNA ligase; protein product: MEHQEELNDLMKVRRAKLTRLQELGINPFAYTFSRDITARDILDRFAELEEKSVSVAGRVLTLRSMGKAAFADIADASGKIQIYVRRDQVGDQAYEVFDLTDIGDLVGVTGTVHKTRTGEITIFAQKFELLTKSLRPMPVVKERVEEGQTVTYDAFADTELRYRQRYLDLMVNRDVRQTFIARSRIVSAMRRYLDARGYLEVETPVLQPLYGGAAARPFVTHHNALDMNLYLRIADELYLKRLIVGGFEGVYEISKDFRNEGIDRSHNPEFTMMELYVAYQDYHFMMGLVEEMVGTITAEVCGGTKISYQGQELDFTAPWPRVRMFEALQRYTGMDLYGKSRDELYAAAKALHCEVEPFMESGKILDEIVKEKVEPHLIQPTFLCDYPVELSPLAKRHRDDPRLVERFEAFVAGREICNAFSELNDPIDQRSRFEQQMKAKAAGDEEAQLLDEDFLRALEHGMPPTAGLGMGIDRLTMLLTDAPSIRDVILFPTMRPEL